CTTTGGTTCGCAGTGCATTGTCCTGGCCATCGATGCCAGGCGGCGCGCAGATGGCAACGGCTGGCAGGTGGTGATCGTCAGCGGTACGACTCCTACCGACCTGGACGCCGTTGAATGGGCACAACGAGGCGTCGAACTGGGCGCCGGTGAGATTCTCCTGACCAGCATGGACACCGATGGCACCCTCAACGGCTATGACATCGAGTTGACCCGCACGATCGCTCAGGCAGTGGCGGTGCCGCTCATCGCTTCGGGAGGAGCCGGCAAACCCGAGCACTTTGTGCGCGTCTTTCAAGAGGGGCTGGCAGATGCCGCTTTAGCTGCTTCGGTATTTCACGATGGCTTGATGCGCATCCCCGAACTCAAGGCTTTCTTGAGCGGACAGGGCATCCCCATCCGCATTTCCTGAGAAGGTGCCGCATGGAGAAACCCGTTGGATTAGAAGACTTAAATTTCGACTCGCAGGGGTTGCTGCCGGTCATCGTCCAGGAGGCACGCACGCAAAAGGTGCTGATGCTGGCGTACATGAATCGCCAGGCGCTGGAATTGACCCTGCAAAGCCAGGAAATGGTCTTCTGGTCACGCAGTCGGCGGCAGTTGTGGCGCAAAGGTGAAACCTCCGGCAACCGACAACGCCTGGTGGAACTGCGCGTGGATTGCGACGCCGATTGCCTGCTGGCGCTGGTCGAACCAGCCGGACCAGCCTGTCATACCGGCAACCTCACCTGTTTCTATCGGCTGTTGGAAAGAAAGGAACTGAAATGAGCCTGACCTGG
This region of Anaerolineae bacterium genomic DNA includes:
- a CDS encoding Imidazole glycerol phosphate synthase cyclase subunit, yielding MLTKRIIPCLDIRDGRTVKGVRFVNLRDAGDPLEQARAYEEQGADELVFLDISATPRGKQTTLELVRRVADHVFMPLTVGGGVRTVEDIRNLLLAGADKVSINTAAVRDPRVLEEGAMRFGSQCIVLAIDARRRADGNGWQVVIVSGTTPTDLDAVEWAQRGVELGAGEILLTSMDTDGTLNGYDIELTRTIAQAVAVPLIASGGAGKPEHFVRVFQEGLADAALAASVFHDGLMRIPELKAFLSGQGIPIRIS
- a CDS encoding Phosphoribosyl-AMP cyclohydrolase, whose product is MEKPVGLEDLNFDSQGLLPVIVQEARTQKVLMLAYMNRQALELTLQSQEMVFWSRSRRQLWRKGETSGNRQRLVELRVDCDADCLLALVEPAGPACHTGNLTCFYRLLERKELK